Below is a genomic region from Citrobacter europaeus.
TGACTCCGATCGTCTGGCGATGTGGCGGGGCAACGGCGAGTGGATCTGCCGCCCGCTGAATAACCCGCAAAAACTGCAGTTCAACGCCTATACCGATAACAACCCGAAAGGGTTTGGCTTGCTGCAGCTCGATCGCGACTTCTCCCATTACCAGGACATTATGGGCTGGTATAACAAACGTCCAAGCCTGTGGGTCGAACCGCGTAACCAGTGGGGCAAAGGGACCATCGGCCTGATGGAGATCCCAACGACCGGTGAAACGCTGGATAACGTCGTCTGCTTCTGGCAGCCGGATAAGAAGATCAAAGCCGGCGATGAGCTGGAATTCAAATATCGCCTGTACTGGAGCGCTCAGCCGCCGGTGCGTTCGCCGTTGGCTCGCGTGATGGCGACCCGGACTGGCATGGGCGGTTTCCCGGAAGGATGGGCGCCGGGCGAGCACTACCCGGAAAAATGGGCGCGTCGTTTTGCCGTTGATTTCGTCGGCGGCGACCTGAAAGCGGCTGCGCCGAAGGGTATTGAACCGGTAATTACGCTCTCCAGCGGTGAAGCGAAACAGATTGAGATCCTCTACGTGGAACCTATCGACGGTTATCGCATTCAGTTTGACTGGTATCCGACCTCTGACTCAACCGATCCGGTAGATATGCGTATGTTCCTGCGTTGTCAGGGCGACGCCATCAGCGAAACCTGGCTGTATCAGTACTTCCCGCCAGCGCCGGATAAACGTCAGTACGTTGACGACCGCGAGATGCGTTAATCACTTCCTTTACGGCTCTCCAGATGGGGAGCCGTATCTGCAATCCTCCTCATAACGACTCTGTACACTATTTACTCGATCCTGTTCGCATTTTTCTGTATGCCAAATGGGTACTCTGTGGGTGTGTATTTCTTATACACATTCTTGTCCACTAACAGGGAGAAAGTATGTTTCCAGAATACAGAGACCTTATTTCCCGACTGAAAACCGAGAACCCTCGCTTTCTGTCCTTATTCGAAAAACACAACAGCCTTGATCATGAGATCTCCAGACTGGAAGGTTCGGATGGTCGGGGGTATAGTTTGGACATTGTTCGCCTTAAGAAACAGAAACTCCACCTGAAGGAAGATCTGCTCAAAATATTGCAAAAAGAGAGTGTCAGCGAGAGCTAAGCAAAACGGCACTTGCTGTGTAAAAGGGCTTCCAAAAGGGAAGCCCTTCCTGTTTTTATTTAATGAGATTAACCAGCATAACGGAATGAAAATGTCAGAAGTGATTACCATCAATGACACGTTAGAACTGCGTGCCGTAGAAGAGCAACACGTCACACCTCTGCATCAGTTGGTGCTTAAAAATAAAACCTGGCTCCAGCAGTCGCTGAACTGGCCGCAGTTTGTTGCCTCTGAGGAAGACACCCGCAAGAACGTGCAGGGCAATATGATGCTGCACCAGCGCGGTTACGCCAAAATGTTCCTTATTTTTGCGCAACAAACTGTGGTGGGCGTCATCTCGTTTAACCAGATAGAACCGCTGAACAAAGCGGCTTATATTGGCTACTGGCTGGATAAGGAGCAGCAGGGAAAAGGCATCATGACCCTGGCGTTACAGGCATTGATTCATCATTTTGCACAGCGTCAGGAGATCCGCCGCTTTGTGATTAAATGTCGTGTGGAGAACGTTGAGAGCAACCAGGTGGCGCTGCGCAATGGCTTCCAACTGGAAGGGTGTATGCAACAGGCGGAGTTCCTTAACGGTGATTACCATGATGTGAATCTGTATGCCCGCATCATTGATGGTCCCTCAGAATAAGCCTGCGATAGGTGTGCGCGTAATGCGCTGCTCACCGTTGATCACCTTCGGCCCGCGCAGATGAATAGCATCGCCATCAAACGCTTCAATGTGCGCCTGGCCGGTTATTTCAATATGATGCTCGATCAGCACTTCGCCCTGCACGCAGGCGTGACCTTCAATCAGGATATGACCATCAAGCTGGAGCGGCCCACCGCGTAAATGCGCGTGACCGCCGACCAGCACATGGTGTTTCAGCACGCAGTTACCTTCAACCACCGCGTGCTCCGCCACCTGCGAGCTGTAGCGCAGGGTAGGAATAGCGTCTTCTCCGGTTCCGGCGACGACGCGCGCATGGCCGTAGACTTTGGCGCAATCGCAAATCCAGACATTATTCTCTTCATTACCTTCCACCCGGGCGAACTCAAAAACTTCCGCCCGATGTTCGATAAACGCATAGTTGATTTGCGCATCGCCATAGATCTGCGCCTGATGAACCACCCGAGAATGACTGACGGTGGCCCGTTCGTAAATTTGCAGAAGCTGGTCGCGTTCACGGGTTAGCCCCCTGGCGGCGATGATTTCAGAGCCACACATAACGCGCGCATCACCGAAGAGAAGGCACTCACCGCGAACCACCGAATCCTGAATGGTGACGTTGTCACGTATTTGCGCGTTGTGGCTGATTTCAGCCCGGTCAATCCACACGGCATCGCTAATCTGCGCGCCATCTCTGATTACGCTTGACTGGGTAATGCGGGCGTTTCCTGTAATCGTCGCCCCGGCAAACGCGAGCGCGTTTTCATCGTAAATCCAGCAGTCGCCGCTTTGCGACAATACGCATTCGTCATCAATCCAGCCGCCCGGTGTACCGGCCAGGACATCACTAAAATCAGTGAGCGCAATGATTTGGCGTAGTAATACGCTTTTTTTATTGCCATTATCCTGGTAACTAAAGGAACGAGGCTCATCGCCCAGACGATATTTGGTCATAGCTCATTTCCGTGTGGCGCACCTTAGTTAAACGTAGCAAAGTTTTCCGCACTGGCTAAATCAGCGGAAATTCCATAAAATGCATTTCAAATATACTTTAAAAAATAAACAAAATGAGTAAGAGCAAACAGAGTGAGCGGGTCCTCAATCTTCCGGCCGGTTATTTTGGCATGGTACTGGGCATCATCGGGATGGGATTCGCGTGGCGTTATGCCAGTCAGGTGTGGCCAGTGAGCCACCGGATTGGCGACGGTTTAGTGATTCTCGCCATGGTCATTTGGGGGCTGCTGACGCTAGCCTTTCTGAGCCGTTTACTGCGTTTTCCGCATAGCGTATTGGCGGAAATTCGTCACCCAGTGATGAGTAGCTTTGTCAGTCTGTTTCCGGCCACCACGATGTTGGTAGCGATTGGTTTTGTCCCATGGTATCGACCACTGGCAATTGGATTGTTCAGCATTGGGGTGGTGATACAGCTGGCATACGCGGCCTGGCAAACGGCAGGGTTATGGCGCGGTGCGCATCCAGAGGAAGCCACCACTCCGGGTCTGTATCTGCCAACTGTCGCCAATAACTTTATCAGCGCAATGGCCTGTGGAGCGCTTGGTTTCAATGATGCAGGATTGGTGTTTTTGGGCGCAGGGGTATTTTCCTGGCTCAGCCTGGAGCCAGTGATTCTGCAACGTTTACGTAGCTGCGGCGAGCTGCCTGCGGTTTTACGAACCTCACTTGGCATTCAACTGGCGCCTGCGCTGGTCGCTTGCAGCGCCTGGCTTAGCGTCAACGGCGGCGAGGGCGATACGTTAGCTAAAATGCTGTTCGGCTATGGTTTGCTGCAACTTCTGTTCATGCTACGCCTTATGCCGTGGTATTTGTCAC
It encodes:
- the rimL gene encoding 50S ribosomal protein L7/L12-serine acetyltransferase; this encodes MSEVITINDTLELRAVEEQHVTPLHQLVLKNKTWLQQSLNWPQFVASEEDTRKNVQGNMMLHQRGYAKMFLIFAQQTVVGVISFNQIEPLNKAAYIGYWLDKEQQGKGIMTLALQALIHHFAQRQEIRRFVIKCRVENVESNQVALRNGFQLEGCMQQAEFLNGDYHDVNLYARIIDGPSE
- the tehA gene encoding dicarboxylate transporter/tellurite-resistance protein TehA codes for the protein MSKSKQSERVLNLPAGYFGMVLGIIGMGFAWRYASQVWPVSHRIGDGLVILAMVIWGLLTLAFLSRLLRFPHSVLAEIRHPVMSSFVSLFPATTMLVAIGFVPWYRPLAIGLFSIGVVIQLAYAAWQTAGLWRGAHPEEATTPGLYLPTVANNFISAMACGALGFNDAGLVFLGAGVFSWLSLEPVILQRLRSCGELPAVLRTSLGIQLAPALVACSAWLSVNGGEGDTLAKMLFGYGLLQLLFMLRLMPWYLSQPFNASFWSFSFGVSALATTGLHLGHGSDSGFFHTLSIPLFIFTNFIIALLLVRTFALLMQGKLLIRTERTALLKSEDK
- the ydcK gene encoding YdcK family protein, which translates into the protein MTKYRLGDEPRSFSYQDNGNKKSVLLRQIIALTDFSDVLAGTPGGWIDDECVLSQSGDCWIYDENALAFAGATITGNARITQSSVIRDGAQISDAVWIDRAEISHNAQIRDNVTIQDSVVRGECLLFGDARVMCGSEIIAARGLTRERDQLLQIYERATVSHSRVVHQAQIYGDAQINYAFIEHRAEVFEFARVEGNEENNVWICDCAKVYGHARVVAGTGEDAIPTLRYSSQVAEHAVVEGNCVLKHHVLVGGHAHLRGGPLQLDGHILIEGHACVQGEVLIEHHIEITGQAHIEAFDGDAIHLRGPKVINGEQRITRTPIAGLF
- a CDS encoding YdcH family protein; this encodes MFPEYRDLISRLKTENPRFLSLFEKHNSLDHEISRLEGSDGRGYSLDIVRLKKQKLHLKEDLLKILQKESVSES